In Alosa alosa isolate M-15738 ecotype Scorff River chromosome 19, AALO_Geno_1.1, whole genome shotgun sequence, a genomic segment contains:
- the LOC125312280 gene encoding zinc finger protein DPF3-like — translation MAAVIQNPLKALGDQFYQEAIEHCRSYNARLCAERSVRLPFLDSQTGVAQNNCYIWMERHHRGPGMTAGQMYTYPARCWRKKRRLHTYLHVALQLCHSRLSARESLPSQGTTLEALLRGDALDKRSRDREEESLLEIQRVLEADAQEDGYHDDDDFEVDTPKRKHRGKGRGRGSGRRRNDAHSTDDQDKPYVCDICGKRYRNRTGLSYHYTHAHLEDEGAGEKESEPSQSPPTHRPHSRKHPKGPDGNPVPNSNYCSMCLGKSGSNRKMNKAAGLAPCSKCGRSGNGVEEEKPRPFAGAEELFGTTSESDTSTFHGFEEDDLDDEPTSNGNKKAAQCR, via the exons ATGGCGGCTGTCATTCAGAATCCACTAAAAGC GCTGGGTGACCAGTTCTACCAGGAGGCCATCGAACACTGCCGCAGCTACAACGCTCGCCTGTGCGCAGAGCGCAGCGTCCGCCTGCCCTTCCTGGACTCCCAGACAGGCGTGGCCCAGAACAACTGCTACATCTGGATGGAGCGCCACCACCGAGGCCCTG GAATGACCGCGGGTCAGATGTACACCTACCCAGCACGTTgttggaggaagaagaggaggctTCACACCTATCTCCACGTGGCT ctgCAACTCTGTCATTCAA GGCTGTCTGCCAGGGAGTCTCTCCCGTCCCAGGGCACCACTCTGGAGGCACTGCTTAGGGGGGATGCCCTGGACAAGAGGAGCCGGGACCGAGAAGAGGAGAGCCTACTGGAGATCCAG AGGGTTCTAGAAGCCGACGCGCAGGAAGACGGTTACCATGACGACGACGACTTTGAAGTGGACACGCCGAAACGGAAACACAGAGGCAAAGGCAGA GGTCGAGGGTCCGGCCGCCGAAGGAATGATGCCCACTCGACAGACGACCAGGACAAGCCATACGTCTGTGATA tttGTGGGAAGCGCTATAGGAACCGCACAGGGTTGAGCTACCACTACACTCACGCCCACCTGGAGGACGAGGGGGCAGGGGAAAAGGAGTCTGAGCCTTCACAGTCTCCGCCCACGCACCGCCCACACAGCCGAAAAC ATCCAAAAGGTCCAGACGGGAACCCTGTTCCCAACAGTAACTACTGTAGTATGTGCCTGGGCAAATCAGGCTCCAACAGAAAGATGAACAAAGCCGCAGGCTTGGCTCCCTGCTCAAAGTGTGGACGATCAG GCAAcggtgtggaggaggagaagccaCGGCCTTTTGCTGGCGCGGAGGAGCTCTTTGGCACCACGTCCGAGAGCGATACGTCCACCTTCCACGGCTTCGAGGAAGACGACCTCGATGACGAGCCCACGTCCAACGGCAACAAGAAGGCCGCACAGTGCagatag